A single window of Bacteroidales bacterium DNA harbors:
- the yajC gene encoding preprotein translocase subunit YajC produces the protein MTTLLSILLFAPQEGAKGGGYSSLIFLVLIIVIFYLFFIRPQMKRTKEQKKYRENLKNGDRVVTIGGIHGKIIEVRDTSFIIDSEGTRLKIEKSAVAMDQAAHLDETKK, from the coding sequence ATGACAACTCTGTTAAGCATTTTACTTTTTGCTCCTCAGGAGGGAGCGAAGGGTGGGGGGTACAGCTCACTTATTTTCCTGGTGCTGATCATCGTTATCTTTTATCTTTTCTTCATCCGCCCGCAGATGAAGCGGACCAAAGAACAGAAAAAATACAGGGAAAACCTGAAAAACGGCGACAGGGTCGTTACCATCGGAGGCATCCACGGCAAGATCATCGAGGTGAGGGACACATCCTTCATCATCGACTCTGAAGGCACCAGACTGAAAATTGAGAAATCAGCGGTAGCCATGGATCAAGCCGCTCATCTTGACGAAACAAAAAAATAG
- the coaE gene encoding dephospho-CoA kinase (Dephospho-CoA kinase (CoaE) performs the final step in coenzyme A biosynthesis.), with protein sequence MLKIGLTGSIGSGKSTVARIFEVIGVDVFYADAEARLLLQEPEVRSEIVQFFGERVLDENSRILRKQLAKIVFNDPHSLRVLNELIHPRVKQKLARWLSERISVPYTLQEAAILFESGFSRDCDAVITVSAPEELRLERVMARDRITRDEVLARMKNQWSDEEKASKADFVIINDGGHLVIPQVLRIHEELLFRSKIEDQRSKIKKNKSNRKL encoded by the coding sequence ATGTTGAAAATTGGACTGACCGGAAGCATTGGAAGCGGAAAATCCACAGTGGCAAGGATTTTCGAAGTAATTGGTGTGGATGTCTTTTACGCGGATGCCGAGGCCCGGTTGCTGCTGCAGGAGCCTGAGGTCAGGTCGGAAATCGTTCAATTTTTCGGTGAAAGGGTCCTGGATGAAAATTCCCGGATCCTCAGAAAACAACTGGCCAAAATCGTTTTCAATGATCCTCATTCCCTGAGGGTACTAAATGAGCTCATTCATCCAAGGGTAAAACAGAAGCTTGCACGCTGGCTGTCAGAAAGGATATCGGTTCCGTATACCTTGCAGGAAGCAGCCATTCTTTTTGAGAGCGGTTTCAGCCGCGACTGTGATGCGGTCATTACCGTGTCAGCACCTGAGGAGCTCAGGCTGGAACGGGTGATGGCACGTGACCGGATTACCAGGGATGAAGTGCTTGCGCGGATGAAAAACCAGTGGAGCGACGAAGAAAAAGCAAGCAAAGCCGATTTCGTGATTATTAACGACGGCGGGCACCTGGTGATACCTCAGGTACTCAGGATACACGAGGAACTTCTTTTTAGATCAAAGATCGAAGATCAAAGATCAAAGATCAAAAAAAATAAATCAAATCGAAAATTATAA